Proteins encoded in a region of the Flammeovirga yaeyamensis genome:
- a CDS encoding redoxin domain-containing protein: MKTIQHILIFIAAFFIISCDKTSSNSQESAVNFPAEVTISGSIETAKEGDKVTLFAFEKTGKKDVATAVVEKGGAFNLKYTVNQVGLYTLNIGNTLEDILVIEGKDLTVKSAAHGLEVHGSKENELLHKLKVQFDDFVNQESLLNQEYVTADNDKAKEAVVKKIKELQDKREAKLYQSLKEIDGAYITLIVLNYIQNKDKHLNEIIASVERLNERFPDDELVDEVYNVYMTLKKTSVGQLATDINLKDVDGKSIALSSLKGKYVMVDFWASWCMPCRMENPNVLKAYNKYKSKGFEVYGISLDQQTDKWKEAIKKDGITWLQVHDTENVAAEAYGVQSIPFTLLLDKEGKIIAKNLRGDALEKKLAELLD; encoded by the coding sequence GTGAAAACGATACAACATATTTTAATTTTTATCGCAGCATTTTTTATTATCAGCTGTGACAAAACTTCTTCAAATTCACAGGAGTCAGCCGTTAACTTTCCTGCAGAGGTAACAATTTCTGGTTCTATAGAAACTGCTAAAGAAGGTGATAAAGTAACGCTTTTTGCTTTCGAGAAAACAGGAAAGAAAGATGTAGCAACTGCTGTGGTTGAGAAAGGAGGTGCTTTCAATTTAAAGTACACTGTTAATCAGGTAGGACTTTACACATTAAATATCGGAAACACTCTAGAAGATATTCTTGTTATTGAAGGTAAAGATTTAACGGTAAAAAGTGCAGCACATGGTTTAGAGGTTCACGGTTCTAAAGAAAATGAACTTCTTCATAAACTGAAAGTTCAATTTGATGATTTTGTCAATCAAGAAAGTCTTTTGAACCAAGAGTATGTAACTGCTGATAATGATAAAGCGAAAGAAGCTGTTGTAAAAAAAATAAAGGAGTTACAAGACAAAAGAGAGGCAAAGCTGTATCAATCTCTGAAAGAAATTGATGGTGCTTATATTACTTTAATCGTCTTGAATTACATTCAGAATAAAGACAAACATTTGAATGAAATCATCGCTTCAGTTGAGCGTTTAAACGAACGTTTTCCCGATGATGAATTGGTTGATGAAGTGTACAATGTGTACATGACATTAAAGAAAACTTCTGTCGGTCAGTTGGCTACAGACATTAACTTAAAAGATGTAGATGGTAAATCAATTGCACTATCTTCTTTAAAAGGAAAGTATGTGATGGTCGATTTCTGGGCATCATGGTGTATGCCTTGTAGAATGGAGAACCCTAATGTTTTAAAAGCTTACAATAAGTACAAAAGCAAAGGTTTTGAAGTATATGGTATCTCTTTAGATCAGCAAACAGATAAGTGGAAAGAAGCGATTAAGAAAGATGGTATTACTTGGTTACAAGTTCACGATACTGAAAATGTAGCAGCAGAAGCTTATGGAGTACAGTCTATTCCTTTCACTTTATTACTTGATAAAGAAGGAAAAATTATTGCAAAGAACTTAAGAGGCGATGCTTTAGAAAAGAAATTAGCAGAGCTTTTAGATTAA
- a CDS encoding transposase translates to MEENKNQFIKRTQKDYPMSLKLQIVSEVENGQLGLKAAQRKYGIQGNQTVKIWLQKYGNFDWNHKVSAMKKKTPEQELLELKLELETAKKKIKRLEAEAEKADHKSIIFDMMIDLAEKEYKIDIRKNSSPK, encoded by the coding sequence ATGGAAGAAAATAAAAATCAGTTCATTAAACGTACCCAAAAGGATTATCCAATGTCCTTAAAGCTTCAAATTGTCTCGGAAGTTGAAAACGGTCAACTAGGTCTTAAAGCAGCTCAACGTAAATATGGTATTCAAGGGAATCAAACTGTAAAGATTTGGTTACAAAAATATGGTAACTTTGACTGGAACCATAAAGTAAGTGCCATGAAGAAAAAAACACCTGAACAAGAGTTATTAGAGCTTAAACTTGAGTTGGAAACAGCAAAAAAGAAAATCAAACGATTAGAGGCTGAAGCAGAAAAAGCTGACCATAAATCAATTATTTTCGATATGATGATTGATTTGGCTGAAAAGGAATATAAAATTGATATAAGAAAAAACTCTTCACCCAAGTAG
- a CDS encoding T9SS type A sorting domain-containing protein produces MKNRLLLILLLLSSSYYSYAQYSAVGIIGTATSGSWDFETFLTVNPADSSIWTLSDVPLLDGELKFRADTTWDINWGGDTFPSGVLVPNGLNIQVTQGTYDITVDFTQNTYSLVNTASAGIIAPKVKIRVDNLPPNTPQNAILTANAPAYFNNPTSYGQFFLDTSGVYYELLLPDGTIGLDFNVFIDNNPAYKALESNGSESTYYVSFTDSTEWEIIIEDWNFVPSGYSFDNPLLVDSSSIYSTYDQPSFYQYVSSGQEIVDIKTDEYSINKNLRLFVNNTMKLDTYGYDIGGAVELQPFDTLKVQWMVSDAQSNIQAFDFNFHIAPLPKIIVRNIPANTPADTKIYVAGDYEGWRFNWPDKHLTYNEDSNYYEVELPLTATKNQFTFFLKGGTKFREIDQQDSLKIRTVDLQSSVDNVFFVDDIFAWSAIPTPQNSCATALPSQLGDNVVESTAQWFVFTAPEDGDYYIKETSNRLSNAEYMAEDVSLYWDCNDTISFNAARGLVVQPLAQGETVYIKWEHYLGDDVAFDWRIEHAAYFMMSDANGFRSDRAVEMQRVGPSQYYLEQFFDVGNSGFSLLDQTQSFIAYDTINNVITHKYNNSIPVNVDESGIYGITVDFSDGSYSYEFVGSYETPPVTFQPQYWQPNQQIKMILDLRNEGYIQHMDSAYIWTWIETPDSVYSPLLQTDFGFSDPSAKMTKESEGVYSYTFTPTTLFNVEDSIISNYGFNFLMKNLYGSDKTDDLGPFFPVNEPMYTVSFTVDLSVYIEEGKFDPNADQVILYSNFTENHSFYEETMFNMGNGMYSKDLTNILSAGNEYKYIIRKQDGDIEELELRTFVNTGDNVVIVSDVFDNKLTADPLTTVVMDISHQIDFGNFIPDENLVKIQYFESDTSTIIYPMMKVDDQYFSWSFRQPEGSILDFNFIIVDSQTDSILMVEDTIRTLVVSSGNPNRGFTFNDELYQTSVVTFNVDMRVFILEEKFDPLSDYVEVVGSLNNWGNYDTLFLSDDDLDGVYSYSTELLVGDYEYKYRINSSWNVGMHDSGPNRTFTLGPNEGVSLYDFFDNKFIPNPEVVLSVNMSEQVSQGNFDVGSQEVFIKLMVDSSYVDRPLVVNEDGNYETSLYLLDTLGDYQYYFYYIDSNGDSLSKVEEENSRTFTVRGGQQVQLHWFNDEEPVQKITATWTVNMNPGIITQQFDPSTGKVEILGSFNGWASAVELQRVDQTSVYTTSMDLPSAMIYYKVLVDGVEEVFLAQDQSNNRSHFLTVEDNIISAVYKFEETIQVEEEQIETVTQDDGTVDVEVDSTLFADLEGTVTYQAMLADGSELPEWVIFDPETLTFTVDPSKVPAGTRLMDAIADLDIIILANDESGKSVAVEVTLPTETIISDYQDEQDDEDVNSLSDDLLKLSVYPSHLSNFTMIYNPSSQSLSYQLLDMSGKQIEKGHSSSSKIKLDMENLPEGMYFIHMMNQYGNYTQKVVKK; encoded by the coding sequence ATGAAAAATAGACTATTACTCATACTGCTACTGCTAAGTAGTAGCTACTATTCTTATGCTCAATATTCTGCCGTCGGTATCATCGGCACAGCGACAAGCGGAAGTTGGGATTTCGAAACTTTTCTTACCGTAAACCCTGCAGACAGTTCCATTTGGACACTTTCTGATGTCCCTCTTTTGGATGGAGAATTAAAGTTCCGGGCAGATACAACCTGGGATATCAATTGGGGAGGAGACACCTTTCCTTCTGGAGTATTAGTTCCGAACGGTTTAAATATTCAAGTTACTCAAGGTACCTATGACATCACCGTCGATTTTACACAGAACACTTATTCATTAGTGAATACAGCTTCTGCTGGAATTATTGCACCTAAAGTGAAAATTAGAGTAGATAATTTACCACCTAATACTCCTCAGAATGCGATATTAACAGCTAACGCACCTGCCTACTTTAATAACCCAACATCTTATGGACAATTCTTTTTGGATACATCAGGTGTTTATTATGAATTACTATTGCCTGATGGAACCATAGGCTTAGATTTCAATGTATTTATTGATAACAATCCGGCGTATAAAGCCCTAGAAAGCAACGGTTCCGAAAGTACGTATTATGTATCTTTTACTGATTCTACAGAATGGGAAATAATTATAGAGGATTGGAATTTTGTGCCTTCAGGTTACTCTTTTGATAATCCATTGTTAGTGGATTCATCAAGTATTTATTCTACCTATGATCAACCCTCATTTTATCAATATGTTAGTAGTGGACAAGAAATAGTTGATATAAAAACAGATGAATACTCTATCAATAAAAATTTGAGATTGTTTGTCAATAACACCATGAAATTGGATACTTATGGATACGATATTGGTGGTGCTGTAGAACTTCAACCTTTCGATACACTAAAAGTTCAGTGGATGGTTTCTGATGCTCAAAGTAATATTCAAGCATTTGATTTTAACTTTCATATCGCCCCTTTACCAAAAATTATTGTTAGAAATATTCCTGCTAATACCCCGGCAGATACGAAAATATATGTAGCGGGAGATTACGAAGGTTGGCGATTTAATTGGCCGGATAAACATCTAACTTATAATGAAGATAGCAATTATTACGAAGTTGAATTACCCCTCACAGCTACGAAAAATCAGTTTACATTCTTCTTAAAAGGCGGAACGAAATTTAGAGAAATAGATCAACAAGACTCACTTAAGATAAGAACTGTCGATCTTCAAAGTAGTGTGGACAACGTATTCTTCGTAGATGATATTTTCGCTTGGTCGGCTATTCCAACACCACAGAATAGTTGTGCCACTGCATTACCTTCTCAATTAGGAGATAATGTAGTTGAAAGTACAGCACAGTGGTTTGTATTTACCGCTCCAGAAGATGGCGATTATTATATCAAGGAAACCTCAAATAGATTATCGAATGCCGAGTACATGGCAGAAGATGTTTCCCTTTATTGGGATTGTAACGATACTATTTCTTTTAATGCAGCGAGAGGATTGGTGGTACAACCTTTAGCACAAGGAGAAACAGTATATATCAAATGGGAACATTATTTAGGAGATGATGTGGCATTTGATTGGAGAATTGAACATGCCGCTTATTTCATGATGTCGGATGCCAATGGTTTTAGATCAGATAGAGCGGTTGAAATGCAAAGGGTAGGACCCTCTCAGTATTATTTAGAACAATTTTTTGATGTTGGAAATAGTGGTTTTTCTTTGTTGGATCAAACACAATCATTTATTGCTTACGATACGATCAACAATGTAATTACTCATAAATACAATAACAGTATTCCGGTAAATGTTGATGAATCAGGTATTTATGGTATAACTGTCGACTTTTCTGATGGATCATATTCTTATGAATTTGTGGGATCTTATGAAACACCACCTGTCACTTTTCAACCTCAATATTGGCAGCCAAACCAACAAATTAAAATGATTCTGGATTTGAGAAATGAAGGCTATATACAACATATGGATAGTGCCTACATTTGGACGTGGATTGAAACTCCTGATTCAGTTTATTCACCTTTACTCCAAACAGATTTTGGTTTTTCAGATCCATCGGCAAAGATGACGAAAGAAAGTGAAGGAGTTTATTCTTATACATTTACTCCGACAACACTTTTTAATGTAGAGGATTCCATCATCAGTAATTACGGCTTTAACTTTCTAATGAAAAATCTATATGGATCGGATAAAACGGATGATCTTGGACCTTTCTTCCCTGTAAATGAACCTATGTACACTGTTAGTTTTACAGTAGATCTTAGTGTTTATATAGAAGAAGGAAAATTTGATCCAAATGCAGATCAAGTGATATTGTACTCCAACTTTACTGAAAACCATTCTTTCTATGAGGAAACAATGTTTAACATGGGAAATGGAATGTATAGTAAAGACTTAACGAATATTCTGAGTGCAGGAAATGAATACAAATATATCATTCGTAAACAGGATGGAGATATTGAAGAATTAGAGTTGAGGACTTTTGTGAATACAGGTGATAATGTAGTGATTGTTTCCGATGTATTTGATAATAAACTCACAGCAGATCCTCTTACTACAGTGGTGATGGACATTAGTCATCAAATAGACTTTGGGAACTTTATACCCGACGAAAACTTGGTAAAAATTCAATACTTTGAGTCAGATACCTCCACTATTATTTATCCTATGATGAAAGTAGATGACCAATATTTCAGCTGGAGTTTTAGACAACCTGAAGGATCGATTTTAGATTTCAATTTCATTATAGTAGATAGTCAGACGGACTCAATTCTTATGGTAGAAGACACCATTAGAACATTGGTAGTGTCTTCAGGAAACCCTAATCGAGGTTTTACCTTTAACGATGAATTGTATCAAACCAGTGTCGTCACTTTTAACGTGGATATGAGGGTCTTCATTTTAGAAGAAAAATTTGATCCTTTATCAGATTATGTGGAGGTAGTTGGAAGTCTAAATAATTGGGGGAATTACGATACACTATTCTTAAGTGATGATGATTTAGATGGGGTGTATTCCTATTCGACAGAATTATTAGTTGGCGATTATGAATATAAATATAGAATCAACTCTTCATGGAATGTAGGAATGCACGATAGTGGACCAAACAGAACATTTACACTTGGTCCTAATGAAGGTGTTTCTCTTTACGATTTCTTCGATAATAAATTTATACCGAATCCAGAAGTGGTGTTATCGGTAAATATGTCAGAACAAGTATCCCAAGGAAATTTTGATGTAGGCAGTCAAGAAGTATTCATCAAATTGATGGTGGATAGCAGTTATGTAGACCGCCCTTTAGTAGTAAATGAAGATGGTAATTATGAAACATCACTTTACCTTTTAGACACTTTAGGTGACTATCAATATTATTTCTATTACATCGATTCTAATGGAGATTCCTTATCAAAAGTAGAGGAAGAGAATTCTAGAACCTTTACAGTGAGAGGTGGACAGCAAGTTCAATTGCATTGGTTTAATGATGAAGAACCTGTTCAAAAGATAACGGCGACTTGGACTGTAAATATGAACCCTGGAATCATTACTCAGCAATTTGATCCAAGTACAGGCAAAGTAGAAATTTTAGGTAGTTTTAATGGATGGGCAAGTGCCGTTGAGTTACAAAGAGTAGATCAGACTTCTGTTTATACAACAAGTATGGACCTCCCTAGTGCCATGATTTATTACAAAGTGTTGGTTGATGGTGTAGAAGAGGTTTTCCTAGCTCAAGATCAAAGTAACAACCGATCTCATTTCTTAACCGTGGAGGATAACATTATAAGTGCCGTCTATAAATTTGAAGAAACCATTCAAGTAGAAGAAGAGCAAATAGAAACAGTAACTCAAGATGATGGCACAGTGGATGTTGAAGTGGATTCTACTTTATTCGCAGATTTAGAAGGCACTGTTACTTATCAGGCAATGCTTGCAGACGGTAGCGAATTGCCAGAGTGGGTGATATTCGACCCAGAGACTTTGACATTCACCGTAGATCCATCAAAAGTCCCTGCCGGTACAAGATTAATGGATGCTATCGCAGATCTTGATATCATTATTCTTGCGAACGACGAAAGTGGTAAATCTGTAGCAGTAGAGGTTACCCTGCCAACAGAAACCATCATCAGTGATTATCAAGATGAACAAGACGACGAAGATGTCAATAGTTTATCAGATGATTTATTGAAACTGTCAGTATATCCATCTCATCTATCTAATTTTACAATGATTTATAACCCCAGCTCACAATCATTGTCCTATCAATTATTAGACATGAGTGGAAAACAAATTGAAAAAGGACATTCATCTTCATCAAAAATTAAGTTAGATATGGAAAACTTGCCAGAAGGAATGTACTTTATTCATATGATGAATCAATATGGTAATTATACTCAGAAGGTAGTGAAGAAATAA